One Negativicoccus succinicivorans genomic window, TTACGTTGTAATTGGCTGACGTTCGCTTCTTTGTAAAAATCGTGCAGTTTTTGGCACAACCAGCGAATCGATCGCGTGCGGTAAATATCCGGATAGGCTGCCGCCACGCGGGGCAGCACATCGGCGACGGGGGCGTCTTCCTCGATGGCTTTTTCCAGCTGCACGAGCAAATCGACCAACCGGCTCAACTTGGCGGGAGATTCCGCCGGAGTGATCAAAAAGAGCAGCGAGTTCAAATCGCTTTTTTCCGGCGTCATGCCGTGCTCCTGCAGGTAATGCGAGACGATACTGCCCGGAACGCCGAATTCTTCATACGTGCCGTCGCGAAGGGAAATACCCGGAGTGTACAATAAAATTTTGCAGGGGTCGAGCGCGTATTGCTCTTTGGCAAGGCCGCTGAAGCCGTGCCAGGACGCGTTGGGATCGATGACGAAATAGCGGCGATCGGAGATGATCACGTCAGTCGGGATATCTTGCCAGGGAGTACCGTCAACGGTCGGCGGCACAAAGGGTTGGAAATATCGGCAGCGTTTCAATATTTCTTTTTTGGCATCGGTCGCTACGGTGGCGGCATCGCGCCAAAGTTGTTCGCCGTATGGGGCTTCATGGATTTTCGCATTCATATCGAGTGAAGCGAAAAGCGGATAGTTCGGTGACGTCGACGCGTGCAACAAAAAGGCGTCATTGAAACGGTCGTGATTGACGTGCCGCGCCTGATCCTTAATGTGATTATCCTTTTTATGAATCTGCGAAGTTTGCGCAAATCCCGCTAACTGTTTGTGCACGGATTGCGTCACCAAAATCCCCGGATCGTTCGGACCGAGCTCCAAGGTGAGAGGACTCATCGGCGCGAGTATGGGCAAAAATTGTTCATAGCCGACCCAGGCGCAATCAAATAAAATGTAATCGCATAGTTGGCCGACGCTTTCTACGATTTGACGGGCGTTGTACAAAATCCCGTCGTACGTGCCGAGTTGAAAAATACCGAGACGGAACGGTCGCGGCAGATCCGCTTTAGCGGCAGCGATTTTACGGATACGCTCCCGCAATGCGTTTTCTTCCAGCGCGGCCGCCGGCATGCCGCCGATAAAACCGTACGGATTGCGCGTGGCTTCCAAATACACCGGTGTCGCGCCGGCGAGCACCAGCGCGCCATGGTGCGCGGATTTATGATTGTTGCGATCGAAAAGCACCAGATCGCCGGGAGTCAGCAGCGCCGTCGCGCAGACTTTATTGGCCGTTGAGGTACCGTTTAAGACGAAGTAGGTACGGTCGCTGTGAAACACTTCGGCCGCATGCTGCTCCGCCGCCGCGGCGAAACCGTCGTGGGTCAACATGTCGCCCAGGTAACCGTCCGAAGACGAAAGGTCACTGCGGAAGGTATTGGCGCCGTAAAAATCATAGAAGAGACGACCGGCGCGCGTGCGGCGGAAAAATTCGCCGCCGTGATGGCCGGGGGTCGCAAAGGATGTCTGATCGCCGTCGGTATAATCAATCATCGCGGCGACAAAAGGCGGCAATAAACCTTGTTCAAATCGTTTCGCGGCCGCGAGTACCACTTCGCTCACTTGGTCTTTGCACAGGCGTATAAAATGCGGCGCGTCACTGTCCACAATAAAACGAGGCAGGTCGTCGACATCTTGAAAGCGACGGGCGATCGACTGATCCTTCGCGCTTAAGACAACGGCCGCGAAAGCGTCGGGATCCGCCTGCGCCGGATTGACAAAAGTAACGGCAGCGGAGGCAAATAACTCTCGCAGTGCGGGACTGACAGCAAGTTGGGAAATAATCATACGAGCCTCTTTTCTGTAATGGTAGAAAAATTTGCTTTCATTGATACTGGAAAATTTACCGCCGGCGCAAAATCGCGCCCATGCGATAAATAAAAATCTGCGTGGCAAAGTTTTTACTCGGTCATAAAAATTCGTTATTATATTTACATTATTATGAAAACAGCAGGAATACGAGTTTGTAATGAAAATTTCTTGACAAACAGGATCCTAACGCTTAAAATAATACGAGTGAACTTTTGTCCTACCCATTAGCCCCGGAAAGGATAACCGTTTACGTTTCGATTTTGATAAGGAGGAATTCTACGCATGAAAACTACGTTTATGGCCAATCCGAGCAACATTGAGCGGAAATGGTACATCGTTGACGCGGAAGGCAAAACGCTCGGTCGTTTAGCTGCCGAAGTCGCGAAAG contains:
- the speC gene encoding ornithine decarboxylase, with the protein product MIISQLAVSPALRELFASAAVTFVNPAQADPDAFAAVVLSAKDQSIARRFQDVDDLPRFIVDSDAPHFIRLCKDQVSEVVLAAAKRFEQGLLPPFVAAMIDYTDGDQTSFATPGHHGGEFFRRTRAGRLFYDFYGANTFRSDLSSSDGYLGDMLTHDGFAAAAEQHAAEVFHSDRTYFVLNGTSTANKVCATALLTPGDLVLFDRNNHKSAHHGALVLAGATPVYLEATRNPYGFIGGMPAAALEENALRERIRKIAAAKADLPRPFRLGIFQLGTYDGILYNARQIVESVGQLCDYILFDCAWVGYEQFLPILAPMSPLTLELGPNDPGILVTQSVHKQLAGFAQTSQIHKKDNHIKDQARHVNHDRFNDAFLLHASTSPNYPLFASLDMNAKIHEAPYGEQLWRDAATVATDAKKEILKRCRYFQPFVPPTVDGTPWQDIPTDVIISDRRYFVIDPNASWHGFSGLAKEQYALDPCKILLYTPGISLRDGTYEEFGVPGSIVSHYLQEHGMTPEKSDLNSLLFLITPAESPAKLSRLVDLLVQLEKAIEEDAPVADVLPRVAAAYPDIYRTRSIRWLCQKLHDFYKEANVSQLQRKLFAAEYLPPVALSAAEATLALRRNQARALPLRELSGEIALEGALPYPPGIFTIVAGERWTETAVEYFTVLERAMQALPGFAPEIQGVHQRQRGDGAPELYAYVYEAPPKPSRRAIYD